A region from the Gossypium hirsutum isolate 1008001.06 chromosome A08, Gossypium_hirsutum_v2.1, whole genome shotgun sequence genome encodes:
- the LOC107953632 gene encoding putative MO25-like protein At5g47540, with protein sequence MKGLFKSKPRTPVEMVQHLHELLVFVLGNTETREKKRAEKIGELDKLLLDIRTVLFGDGQIEPNTEACAQVTKEFFQKDTFRLLINCLPSLDSGARQNATHVIANLRRQRVNSKVIASEYLENNLDIMDILVPGYEDSDIAWTYGAILRECIRHQNVARYVLESDHMKKFFGYLQNPNFDIASDVQATFKELLTRHKSTVAEFLSANYDWFFREYNSQLLQSESYITRRHAVKLLGDMLLDRSNSAVMVRYVTSLDHMRMMMNLLRDSNKTIKLDTFHVFKLFVANHNKPPEIISVLVTNRSKLLRFFGEFNIDKEDEQFEADKSQIIKEIATLQPTDRPCQDLDSF encoded by the exons atgaaggggTTGTTCAAGTCGAAACCTCGGACCCCGGTGGAGATGGTGCAGCATCTGCATGAGCTTCTTGTTTTCGTTCTCGGCAACACCGAGACCCGGGAAAAGAAACGAGCAGAGAAG ATTGGAGAACTGGATAAACTGCTTTTGGATATAAGAACTGTTCTTTTTGGGGATGGACAGATAGAGCCAAATACAGAAGCATGTGCACAAGTAACCAAAGAATTCTTTCAAAAGGATACATTTCGGCTTCTAATCAATTGTCTTCCAAGTTTGGATTCTGGG GCACGTCAAAATGCTACCCATGTGATTGCTAATTTACGAAGACAAAGGGTGAATTCAAAAGTAATTGCTTCTGAGTATCTGGAAAATAACTTGGATATCATGGATATTTTGGTACCAGG TTATGAAGACAGTGATATTGCTTGGACATATGGTGCAATCTTAAGGGAGTGCATCCGCCATCAGAATGTTGCTAG GTATGTCTTGGAATCAGATCATATGAAGAAGTTTTTCGGATATCTGCAAAATCCGAATTTCGACATTGCTTCAGATGTTCAAGCCACTTTTAAA GAGCTTTTGACAAGGCATAAATCCACTGTGGCTGAATTTCTTTCTGCAAATTATGACTGG TTTTTCCGGGAATACAATTCACAATTGCTGCAATCCGAAAGCTACATAACCAGACGACATGCTGTGAAG CTCCTTGGAGATATGTTGTTAGATCGCTCGAATTCCGCTGTGATGGTTCGTTATGTGACTTCCTTAGATCACATGAGGATGATGATGAATCTTCTTAGG GACTCAAACAAGACAATAAAACTGGATACATTTCATGTGTTCAAG TTATTTGTTGCAAATCATAATAAGCCTCCGGAGATCATCAGTGTCCTTGTCACAAATAGAAGCAAACTTCTTCGATTTTTTGGcgaattcaacattgataaag aGGATGAACAGTTTGAAGCCGATAAATCTCAGATCATCAAAGAGATTGCTACCTTGCAACCCACGGATCGTCCATGCCAAGATTTAGATTCTTTCTAA